A stretch of the Acidobacteriota bacterium genome encodes the following:
- a CDS encoding PD-(D/E)XK nuclease family protein, with protein sequence MSSTTPPLREIWLGPLLGKQRALLIERCRERLRQGRGSEILYIAASRPLMLEVYDQMVDGLEIRGNIGSLPIHLFTGLMQQILKSARISLPGGTDEPLPRRDRIDIDQRPLQRPLLSQVMAQLASSGRIPHFGALAKSDGCVESVADLIGEIQRAGKASGAFRLIVEDRIRRAMESFPKPEDEDDLINGLPPEVDAMLGYERDVALIYECYQSALYTNGLTDINEDHLRVLQVLDGEYEGYLCHVPYLKPVRLMVVDGFFDFTPAQGEILKRLIAHTPEVFFNFDYDVNNRDVFRPIDDTLEHVEKMADHFERRYFHHIDPTAQPISVEGVLPGLDPIRQALFNTKWEAPPAEAMTNLLEEGLPITVFEAPDREREVRAVAKEIKSLVRVESFQPFEIAVVVRNKEAYGQDLRRVFSEEGIAYALDERLKVSDIPAVRAVRKLLDAAASRHPDDVAERPPRIPVGKLVGLLKSDYFHLQGITSITPDSVYSITSPTDLTVDDIENIVAFVGQQLHLDDWLSRSAKLLGKFDIPVTGKLIGTDQPGLPFEELNLFQEFFEDFEETLLSTDPQPRHQVRADAVIPWQIFATARVLAVLGRILLKIPYESLAQDLVIRLNEVLTDLQFKAHLEQALKEAQGDPEKMLRATLDLRGSEAINRAMAAVQDAVSHAAEGIRMICGGGSAPLKPHSSDPNEATRRLPRLRITTFRDELGRSLENLPLRVQPETFGAVRILEATDVRGLTFRAVFVLGLVEGGFPIRGRADWIYPPAEREQLKEYGLTLEDISPAVMRKEEHYFYQIVNRATERLYVSFPKNQEDDTEAVKSYFLTELERVYPAGLFELEPPPDTISLARSVPKGYDGSQILESTTVRELARASTALRRRQKLGESPDDFAISFGPLASSEVVTVLEQYIFDRGYVSKLAQRRLEIEAERYGSRFGTFDGRMESDIVRSAVANQFGEDRVYSATEFNEYGQCPFRFFAHRVLDLRPRVEAALDLQNQDRGLLLHEILREFFSRLRGKTLSEIGRDKLLAQLKKAAEDVFNNFETRLPPLNPKLWEIERSVLILQLEQVIDYEVEFEETAQRPVRPRFGELAFGMSPRHRDPASLREPLLLTSPNGEIMRLRGQIDRVDVSEDGKLVAYDYKTSRGASINDMRAGRDVQMAIYLEALERLFCREEQEVIGGGYYSLRPGSDRRNNGLYRADFSAYTGMGRTTSNLSDDDWQATRKQLINYVWRYWHHLRDGDFRVRPAQNELTCQYCDYKAVCRFDRYRIQKKKKVSSQ encoded by the coding sequence ATGTCTTCAACCACTCCTCCGCTTCGTGAAATCTGGCTTGGTCCATTGCTTGGAAAACAGCGTGCGCTGCTCATTGAACGCTGCCGTGAACGGCTCCGCCAGGGTCGAGGCTCGGAAATCCTCTACATCGCCGCGTCGCGACCACTGATGCTCGAAGTCTATGACCAGATGGTGGATGGCCTTGAAATCCGGGGCAATATCGGCTCGCTTCCGATCCACCTCTTTACCGGGTTGATGCAGCAGATTTTAAAAAGCGCCCGCATTTCCCTTCCCGGAGGCACGGACGAACCACTTCCCCGCCGTGACCGGATTGACATTGATCAGCGCCCACTTCAGCGCCCGCTCCTGTCACAGGTCATGGCCCAACTTGCAAGTTCCGGGCGGATTCCCCACTTTGGCGCGCTGGCCAAGTCGGACGGCTGTGTTGAATCAGTGGCCGACCTGATTGGCGAAATCCAACGGGCCGGGAAAGCGTCCGGCGCGTTTCGGTTGATTGTCGAAGACCGCATTCGCCGGGCGATGGAAAGTTTCCCCAAACCAGAAGATGAAGACGACCTGATCAATGGCCTGCCACCCGAAGTTGACGCCATGCTTGGCTATGAGCGTGATGTGGCATTGATTTACGAATGTTATCAATCGGCGCTTTACACCAACGGATTGACCGACATCAACGAAGATCACCTGCGTGTGTTACAGGTACTTGACGGCGAATATGAAGGCTACCTGTGCCACGTTCCGTATCTCAAGCCAGTCAGGTTGATGGTCGTGGATGGCTTTTTCGACTTTACGCCTGCCCAGGGTGAAATCCTCAAGCGGCTGATTGCCCACACCCCCGAAGTCTTTTTCAACTTTGATTATGATGTGAACAACCGCGACGTGTTCCGCCCAATTGACGACACACTCGAACACGTTGAAAAAATGGCGGATCACTTTGAGCGCCGCTATTTTCACCACATTGACCCGACGGCACAGCCGATTTCAGTTGAAGGAGTGCTTCCGGGGTTGGACCCAATCCGGCAGGCGCTGTTTAACACCAAATGGGAAGCCCCACCCGCCGAAGCGATGACAAACCTCCTGGAAGAAGGTCTGCCCATCACCGTTTTTGAAGCACCGGACCGGGAACGCGAAGTCCGTGCCGTCGCCAAGGAAATCAAATCACTGGTGAGAGTGGAAAGCTTCCAGCCGTTTGAAATTGCCGTCGTGGTGCGCAACAAGGAAGCCTATGGCCAGGACCTGCGCCGCGTTTTCAGTGAAGAAGGTATTGCCTATGCACTGGATGAACGACTGAAAGTCTCTGATATTCCAGCCGTTCGGGCCGTTCGTAAATTGCTGGATGCGGCTGCATCGCGCCATCCGGATGACGTAGCGGAACGTCCACCTCGCATCCCGGTTGGCAAACTTGTCGGCCTGCTCAAAAGCGATTATTTCCATCTTCAGGGCATCACGAGCATCACGCCCGATAGCGTGTATTCGATCACGTCGCCGACTGATCTGACCGTTGACGATATTGAAAACATCGTGGCCTTTGTCGGGCAACAACTCCACCTGGATGACTGGTTGTCACGTTCCGCAAAACTGCTTGGAAAATTTGATATTCCGGTGACCGGAAAACTGATTGGGACTGACCAGCCGGGCCTGCCGTTTGAAGAACTCAATCTGTTTCAAGAATTCTTTGAAGATTTCGAAGAAACCCTACTTTCGACTGATCCACAGCCACGCCATCAGGTTCGCGCCGATGCGGTCATCCCCTGGCAAATCTTTGCAACTGCACGAGTTCTGGCCGTTCTGGGACGTATTCTGCTCAAAATTCCGTATGAATCGCTGGCCCAGGACCTGGTCATCCGACTCAACGAAGTCCTCACCGACCTGCAATTTAAAGCCCATCTGGAACAGGCGCTCAAAGAAGCGCAAGGTGATCCGGAGAAAATGCTCCGGGCCACGCTCGACCTGCGCGGGTCAGAAGCCATCAACCGGGCCATGGCGGCGGTACAGGATGCCGTTTCCCACGCGGCTGAAGGAATCCGGATGATTTGCGGTGGCGGTTCGGCGCCGCTTAAACCCCATTCTTCCGACCCAAACGAAGCCACCAGACGACTTCCGCGTTTGCGGATCACGACGTTCCGCGATGAACTGGGCCGGTCACTCGAAAATCTGCCGCTTCGGGTTCAGCCTGAAACCTTTGGGGCGGTGCGGATTCTCGAAGCCACTGACGTCCGCGGACTCACCTTTCGGGCCGTGTTTGTGCTGGGGCTGGTTGAAGGCGGGTTTCCGATTCGTGGCCGCGCCGACTGGATTTACCCTCCAGCAGAACGCGAACAGTTGAAAGAGTACGGCCTCACGCTCGAAGACATTTCGCCCGCCGTGATGCGCAAGGAAGAACACTATTTTTATCAAATCGTCAACCGTGCGACCGAACGGCTCTATGTATCATTCCCGAAAAACCAGGAAGATGACACCGAAGCCGTAAAGTCCTACTTTTTGACCGAATTAGAGCGGGTGTACCCGGCGGGACTGTTTGAGCTTGAACCGCCGCCAGACACCATTTCCCTCGCCCGATCTGTTCCGAAAGGCTATGACGGCAGCCAGATTCTGGAATCCACCACGGTTCGCGAACTGGCGCGGGCCAGCACAGCACTCAGACGGCGACAAAAACTGGGCGAATCACCTGATGATTTTGCGATCTCTTTTGGACCGCTCGCTTCATCCGAAGTGGTCACGGTGCTGGAGCAATACATATTTGATCGCGGGTATGTGTCGAAACTGGCGCAACGACGGCTTGAAATCGAAGCTGAACGATATGGCTCGCGATTTGGAACCTTTGACGGGAGGATGGAAAGCGACATTGTGCGCAGTGCGGTGGCCAACCAGTTTGGCGAAGACCGGGTATACAGCGCCACCGAGTTCAATGAATATGGCCAGTGTCCATTTCGCTTCTTTGCGCATCGGGTGCTGGACCTGAGACCTCGGGTTGAAGCGGCGCTCGACCTCCAAAACCAGGATCGAGGGCTGCTGCTCCACGAAATTTTGCGCGAGTTTTTCAGCCGGCTGCGTGGGAAAACCCTCTCGGAAATTGGTCGCGATAAACTGCTTGCCCAACTTAAAAAAGCCGCTGAAGATGTCTTTAATAACTTTGAAACCCGTCTGCCGCCGCTCAACCCAAAGCTTTGGGAAATCGAACGGTCAGTGCTTATTCTCCAACTTGAGCAGGTGATTGATTACGAAGTTGAGTTTGAAGAAACAGCCCAGCGCCCGGTTCGGCCCCGATTTGGTGAACTGGCCTTTGGAATGTCGCCCCGGCATCGTGACCCGGCATCGCTCCGGGAACCGCTTTTGCTGACGAGCCCAAACGGTGAAATCATGCGTCTGCGTGGGCAGATTGACCGGGTGGATGTTTCAGAAGACGGCAAACTGGTCGCCTATGACTACAAAACCTCACGCGGAGCGTCAATCAACGACATGCGGGCTGGCCGCGATGTGCAGATGGCGATCTACCTTGAAGCCCTGGAACGGCTTTTCTGCCGCGAAGAACAAGAAGTCATCGGCGGCGGGTATTATTCGTTGCGTCCAGGTTCGGATCGCCGCAACAATGGGCTCTACCGCGCTGATTTTTCAGCCTACACCGGCATGGGTCGTACAACCTCAAACCTGAGCGATGACGACTGGCAGGCCACCCGCAAACAACTCATCAATTATGTCTGGCGATACTGGCATCACCTGCGCGACGGCGATTTTCGGGTTCGCCCGGCCCAAAACGAACTCACCTGCCAGTATTGCGATTACAAGGCTGTCTGCCGATTTGACCGGTATCGGATTCAGAAGAAGAAGAAAGTCAGTAGTCAGTAG
- a CDS encoding protein kinase — MAAHLPTQTRFGPYEIIGKLGAGGMGAVYRARDSRLGRDVALKILSPEAATNPEMKRRFENEARAASALNHPNIVAIYDVGFEHDQSYIVSELVEGRSLRGLMQDGSLTLSQMLHLVIQVAEGLAAAHEAGIVHRDLKPENIMVSRDGRAKILDFGLAKLIPAIPQSQNSQINTQIIDDSQPPPIRTTPGVILGTVSYMSPEQASSDPIGFHSDQFSFGVILYEMVTGKRPFDRANTIQTLAAIITDPTPPVQGSDQRMPEEFCQLIARCLAKIPEKRYPTTRDLLGELQGIYSLCSGESAITLRLWDSTPPITKHTWGIPIRHLRTALFGLIVTLLLTALVFPVAQYFRERAKARNVVENSAIDSIAVLPFVNTTSDPSTDYLSDGITENIINSLSHVPGLRVMASSTVFRYKGRQPDPQKVGQELKVRSVLTGRVTQRNKMLIISTELVDVKDGSRLWGEQYNSTTSDILFTQDEIAEDISTNLQFRLTGEQRQKVIKHFTENSEAHQAYLRGRYAWNKRTRESLESAVEHFKEAIRIDPKYALAYTGLADTYGLMGYYGLRRPREAYPEAKEAVLKALELDPNIAEAHASLADIKMYYDWDWAGAEREFRRAIDLNPGYATAHQWLAICLELLGRTDEAIQSAQRAQQLDPLSLPVNTTVAHLYYYSRQYDWAILECRRVLAIDRFVNTHAFLGLSYEQKGLFPEALAEFQKAMALSNNNPAVVTMIGHCQAASGNRDEAMRLLTTLQKRAKTEYVSSYNLAVISIGLGDEEAAFKYLEKSLEERYREMVFLNIDPRFDPIRQDPRFSQLLRKVGLWPKSQ; from the coding sequence ATGGCAGCCCACCTTCCAACACAAACCCGGTTCGGTCCTTATGAAATCATCGGCAAACTTGGCGCCGGTGGTATGGGGGCGGTGTATCGGGCGCGTGACAGCCGGCTTGGACGTGATGTCGCCCTCAAGATTTTGTCACCCGAGGCCGCCACCAATCCGGAAATGAAACGCCGTTTTGAAAATGAAGCCCGTGCAGCCAGTGCACTGAATCATCCAAATATTGTCGCCATTTATGATGTCGGGTTTGAACATGACCAGAGCTACATTGTCTCAGAACTGGTCGAAGGCCGCTCCCTGCGTGGGCTGATGCAGGACGGGTCGTTGACGCTCAGCCAGATGCTCCATCTGGTGATTCAAGTCGCTGAGGGACTGGCCGCTGCCCACGAAGCCGGGATTGTTCACCGCGATCTCAAGCCCGAAAACATCATGGTCAGCCGTGATGGACGGGCCAAAATTCTGGACTTTGGGCTGGCAAAGTTGATTCCAGCCATTCCGCAGTCCCAAAACTCACAAATTAATACCCAGATTATTGATGATTCACAGCCGCCGCCGATCCGGACCACGCCCGGAGTCATTCTTGGAACGGTCAGCTATATGAGCCCCGAGCAGGCATCAAGCGACCCAATCGGATTTCATTCCGATCAGTTTTCGTTTGGGGTCATTTTGTATGAAATGGTCACCGGGAAACGCCCCTTTGATCGGGCCAACACCATTCAGACCCTGGCGGCGATTATTACCGACCCAACCCCACCAGTGCAGGGATCCGATCAGCGCATGCCGGAAGAATTCTGCCAGTTGATTGCCCGGTGCCTGGCCAAAATCCCGGAAAAACGCTACCCGACCACTCGTGATTTATTGGGTGAATTGCAAGGCATCTACAGCCTGTGCTCTGGGGAAAGCGCCATTACGTTGCGCCTCTGGGACTCAACGCCACCAATCACCAAACACACCTGGGGCATCCCGATTCGTCATCTGCGGACCGCTTTATTTGGGCTCATTGTGACCTTGCTCCTGACGGCGCTGGTTTTTCCGGTGGCACAGTATTTTCGGGAACGGGCCAAAGCGCGCAATGTCGTTGAAAATTCAGCCATTGATTCGATTGCGGTACTGCCATTTGTCAACACCACGTCTGATCCTTCAACCGATTACCTGAGTGACGGCATCACCGAAAACATCATCAACAGCCTGTCGCATGTACCGGGCCTGAGAGTGATGGCAAGCAGCACTGTTTTTCGTTACAAGGGCCGCCAGCCTGATCCCCAGAAAGTTGGTCAGGAATTAAAAGTCCGATCCGTTTTGACCGGACGTGTCACCCAACGCAATAAAATGCTGATCATTTCAACCGAACTGGTGGATGTGAAAGATGGTTCACGGCTCTGGGGCGAGCAATACAACAGCACCACCTCCGACATTCTGTTCACCCAGGATGAAATCGCGGAAGATATCTCTACCAACCTTCAATTTCGGCTAACCGGCGAGCAGCGCCAGAAAGTCATCAAGCACTTTACTGAAAACTCAGAAGCCCATCAGGCATATCTGCGCGGACGCTATGCCTGGAACAAACGCACCAGGGAATCGCTCGAATCCGCCGTCGAACACTTCAAAGAGGCGATTCGGATTGATCCCAAATATGCACTGGCCTACACCGGGCTGGCTGATACCTATGGATTGATGGGGTATTATGGCCTGCGCCGACCTCGGGAAGCCTATCCGGAAGCCAAGGAAGCTGTCCTGAAAGCCCTGGAACTCGATCCAAATATTGCCGAAGCGCACGCTTCGCTGGCGGATATCAAAATGTACTATGACTGGGATTGGGCCGGTGCCGAGCGTGAATTCCGGCGGGCAATTGATCTCAACCCAGGCTATGCCACAGCTCACCAGTGGCTGGCGATTTGCCTGGAATTGCTTGGACGGACTGATGAAGCGATCCAATCAGCCCAACGTGCCCAACAACTTGACCCGCTCTCGCTGCCAGTCAACACGACGGTGGCGCATTTGTACTACTACTCACGCCAATATGACTGGGCCATCCTGGAATGTCGCCGGGTGCTGGCAATTGACCGCTTTGTCAACACCCACGCCTTTTTGGGTCTTTCATATGAACAAAAAGGGCTTTTCCCAGAAGCCCTGGCCGAATTCCAAAAAGCCATGGCGCTCTCAAACAACAACCCGGCGGTCGTGACCATGATCGGCCACTGTCAGGCAGCTTCAGGCAATCGCGACGAAGCCATGCGACTCCTGACAACCCTGCAGAAACGGGCCAAAACCGAATATGTGTCGTCTTACAACCTGGCGGTGATTTCAATTGGGTTGGGAGATGAGGAAGCCGCCTTCAAATATCTCGAAAAAAGTCTGGAGGAACGCTACCGCGAGATGGTGTTTCTCAACATTGATCCACGTTTTGATCCAATTCGTCAGGATCCACGCTTTTCCCAGCTATTGCGGAAAGTTGGGCTCTGGCCGAAAAGTCAGTAG
- the gap gene encoding type I glyceraldehyde-3-phosphate dehydrogenase — translation MAIKVGINGFGRIGRNVLRTVLGDSEIEIVAVNDLTDAKTLAHLLKYDSILGNLEATVTAPAEDCIEVNGHPIKVFKVRSPEELDWESVGAEVVVESTGLFTKGEKAAGHLRGPVKKVIISAPAKGEDLTIVLGVNDHMYDPEKHRILSNASCTTNCLAPVAKVIHENFGIVKALMTTIHAYTNDQRILDLPHSDLRRARAAALSMIPTKTGAAQAVELVMPELKGKFDGLAVRVPTPNVSVVDVTFEVEKSTDKEGVMNALKAAAEGPLKGILAYTEEPLVSIDFRMNPNSSIVDGPLTRVIGGNMIKVMSWYDNEWGYSCRVRDLIKFMAAKGL, via the coding sequence ATGGCCATCAAAGTAGGCATTAACGGATTCGGTCGTATCGGACGCAACGTGCTGCGTACGGTTCTCGGCGACTCAGAGATTGAAATCGTTGCCGTAAACGATTTGACCGACGCAAAAACGCTGGCGCACTTGCTCAAATACGACTCGATTTTGGGAAATTTGGAAGCCACGGTCACGGCTCCGGCTGAAGACTGTATCGAAGTCAACGGACATCCAATCAAAGTCTTCAAAGTGCGCAGTCCGGAAGAACTCGATTGGGAATCGGTCGGTGCGGAAGTTGTGGTCGAATCCACTGGTTTGTTCACCAAGGGTGAAAAGGCCGCTGGCCACCTGCGTGGACCAGTCAAAAAGGTCATTATCTCGGCACCCGCCAAGGGTGAAGACCTGACCATCGTGCTCGGCGTGAACGACCATATGTATGATCCGGAAAAACACCGGATTCTGTCCAACGCATCCTGCACTACAAACTGTCTGGCGCCGGTTGCCAAAGTCATTCACGAAAATTTTGGGATCGTCAAAGCCTTGATGACGACCATTCACGCCTACACCAACGACCAGCGCATTCTGGATCTGCCACACAGCGACCTGCGCCGCGCCCGCGCTGCCGCGCTGTCAATGATTCCGACCAAAACCGGTGCGGCCCAGGCCGTGGAACTGGTGATGCCAGAACTCAAAGGCAAATTCGACGGTCTGGCCGTGCGTGTCCCAACGCCGAACGTGTCAGTGGTTGACGTGACATTTGAAGTTGAGAAATCAACCGATAAGGAAGGCGTCATGAATGCTCTGAAGGCAGCGGCGGAAGGCCCATTGAAAGGGATTTTGGCCTACACCGAAGAACCGCTGGTTTCCATTGACTTCCGGATGAACCCAAACTCATCCATTGTGGACGGTCCGCTCACCCGTGTCATCGGCGGCAACATGATCAAAGTGATGTCGTGGTATGACAATGAATGGGGCTATAGCTGCCGTGTCCGTGACCTGATCAAGTTCATGGCCGCGAAAGGACTGTAG
- a CDS encoding glycine cleavage system protein R: protein MSSKLVISAIGPDRVGLVKSISAFIVERNANIEDSKMAVFCGEFAIIMLVGGQEADLTAIEHSQSQLAEQTGLNIFMRRPSEVKPAESGVPYTLVASSIDHPGIVHRLTSELSASGINIESMETKTYSAPWSGTPMFRFEAKLSIPQQVNVPRLRSHFLSLGEEENFDIDLTVVSSQ, encoded by the coding sequence ATGTCGAGCAAACTTGTCATCAGCGCCATCGGTCCGGATCGGGTCGGACTTGTTAAAAGCATTTCGGCCTTCATTGTCGAACGCAACGCCAATATTGAAGACAGCAAAATGGCGGTCTTTTGCGGCGAATTTGCTATCATCATGCTCGTTGGCGGCCAAGAAGCCGACCTGACGGCCATCGAACACAGTCAGTCGCAACTGGCCGAACAAACCGGCCTGAACATCTTTATGCGGCGTCCGTCTGAGGTGAAACCAGCGGAATCGGGTGTGCCCTACACGCTGGTGGCGTCGTCAATTGACCATCCTGGGATTGTGCACCGCCTGACGAGTGAGCTTTCCGCTTCCGGAATCAACATCGAGTCCATGGAAACCAAAACCTATAGCGCTCCCTGGAGCGGAACGCCGATGTTTCGATTTGAAGCCAAACTCTCCATTCCACAACAGGTGAATGTTCCGCGCCTGCGCTCCCATTTCCTGTCGCTTGGCGAAGAAGAAAATTTTGATATTGATTTGACGGTAGTTAGTAGTCAGTAG
- a CDS encoding tetratricopeptide repeat protein: MRTIHTAVLWALIGSAGLSVPVMLPTLSVPAQDIQNSEEAQARMQKGISLYQQNQYAAALTELQFVAERYPNYGAAYRLAGLCQLQLQQYEPAVVSLRRANELSLEQEKREDSAARIALSRALFYAGKFDEAIPELTYAVSQKPNDATSHYLLGATHFQLKHEPEAMASLSQAVTLNPKDLASWKLLTSIHLQRLAANPEDKTQLTKTQTALQSLKSLDASADSAALMGQFYLLTRQFAKAAPELEKAATASPDNGLIQFNFGIALSRSDQFSKAAPVLIRASELLPDNTNVLKELGYVYEKDGKAEKARAVYEKGDQISNGQDEYFKTALERVK, from the coding sequence ATGCGAACGATCCACACAGCGGTTCTCTGGGCCTTGATTGGCAGCGCGGGACTGAGCGTTCCGGTGATGTTGCCGACATTGTCGGTTCCGGCCCAGGACATTCAAAACAGCGAAGAAGCCCAGGCGCGAATGCAAAAAGGCATTTCCCTGTATCAACAAAACCAGTATGCGGCGGCGCTGACCGAATTGCAGTTTGTCGCCGAACGATATCCAAACTACGGCGCGGCCTATCGTCTGGCCGGATTGTGTCAGTTGCAGTTACAGCAGTACGAGCCAGCGGTGGTTTCGCTCCGGCGGGCGAATGAACTTTCGCTGGAGCAGGAAAAACGCGAGGATTCCGCCGCCCGGATTGCCCTCAGCCGGGCGTTGTTTTATGCCGGTAAGTTTGACGAAGCCATTCCGGAACTGACCTACGCCGTTTCTCAAAAACCCAACGATGCCACCAGCCATTACCTGCTCGGTGCCACGCACTTTCAGCTCAAACACGAGCCTGAAGCCATGGCTAGCCTATCACAGGCCGTAACACTTAATCCTAAAGACCTGGCTTCCTGGAAACTATTGACCAGTATTCATTTACAGCGGCTGGCCGCAAACCCCGAAGATAAAACCCAACTCACCAAAACCCAAACCGCGCTGCAAAGCCTGAAATCGCTGGATGCCTCGGCTGATAGCGCGGCACTGATGGGACAGTTTTATTTGCTCACCCGACAATTTGCCAAAGCGGCGCCAGAACTTGAAAAAGCGGCCACGGCGTCTCCCGATAATGGTTTGATTCAATTCAACTTCGGCATTGCCTTGTCGCGAAGCGACCAGTTTTCCAAAGCCGCACCGGTGCTGATTCGAGCCAGCGAACTGCTGCCCGACAACACCAATGTGCTCAAGGAATTGGGCTATGTTTATGAAAAGGATGGGAAAGCGGAAAAAGCGCGAGCGGTGTATGAGAAAGGCGACCAGATTTCGAACGGGCAGGATGAATATTTCAAAACCGCGCTGGAACGCGTGAAATAG
- the gatC gene encoding Asp-tRNA(Asn)/Glu-tRNA(Gln) amidotransferase subunit GatC, whose amino-acid sequence MSITKDDVTKIAVLASLELTEEEKDRLTVQMGAIVNYFDELNKLDTSNVEPMSHSTLSGDPASTWREDITLPSLAQEEALGNAPQAGAGHFKVPRVL is encoded by the coding sequence ATGTCAATTACTAAAGATGATGTGACAAAAATCGCCGTTCTGGCCAGCCTGGAACTGACTGAAGAAGAAAAAGACCGACTGACAGTCCAGATGGGCGCGATTGTGAACTACTTTGATGAACTCAATAAACTGGACACGTCGAATGTCGAGCCGATGTCGCACAGCACGTTGAGCGGTGACCCGGCCAGCACCTGGCGCGAAGACATAACCCTGCCTTCGCTTGCTCAGGAAGAAGCTCTTGGCAATGCACCACAGGCCGGTGCCGGGCACTTTAAAGTGCCGCGAGTGCTGTGA